The Agrobacterium vitis region AGTCGGGCGCGTAGAAAACTGGGGCCTGAAGTCCCTGACCTACCGTATCAACAAGAACCGCAAGGCTCACTACGCTCTCATGGACATCGATGCTCCGGCTGCTGCCGTGCACGAAGTCGAGCGTCAGATGCGCATCAACGAAGACGTTCTTCGTTACATGACCATCGCCGTTGAAGCCCACGAAGAAGGCCCGTCTGCCATGATGCAGAAGCGCGACCGCGACGACCGTCCGCGCCGCGATGGCGACCGTCCGGATCGTGGCGACCGCGGTGATCGTGGTGATCGTGGTCCCCGTGAAGGTGGCCGTGAAAGCTTTGGTGATCGTCCGCGCCGTCCGCGCGAAGATCGCGCATAAGGAGATTTGACTATGGCTGAAGTTTCCTCTTCCACGGTTCGTCGTCCGTTCCATCGCCGTCGCAAGACCTGCCCCTTCTCCGGCGCCAACGCTCCGAAGATCGACTACAAGGACGTGCGTCTGCTGCAGCGCTACATTTCCGAGCGCGGCAAGATCGTTCCCTCGCGGATCACGGCTGTTTCGCAGAAGAAGCAGCGCGAGCTGGCCAAGGCCATCAAGCGCGCCCGCTTCCTCGGCCTGCTGCCTTACGTCGTTGCGTAATTTGGGCGTCGTTGCTTAATCTAAGCTGACGTGACTTTGCGGCTCCCGTTTTCGGGGGCCGTCTCCCTTCCGCGATGGGCGTGGATCGGAACGGATAAATCCCATGTTGAGGTGCAGGCCGCTTGCCGGTATCGCCCTCTAACTGCCAGGCGCAGGACAGCGACGTGAAACAATTGGACGGAAAATTGCTGCTGACCGGCTTTCTCGCCGGCGTGACCGCCATCTTTTTGGTGCTGGCGGCCAATGCACAACCGTCTTTTTCTTCTGTTTTCTATGCGGCATCCGCCCTGCCCGTGATGATTGTCGGCCTGCGCTGGGGCAATGTTCCCGCCATCGTCGCCATCGTTACCGCAGCCTTTGCTGGCGCGCTGGCGGTCTCGCCGCTGTTTGCCTGCGCCATGGCCGTATTTACCCTTCTGCCAGCCGGCTGGATCAGCCATCTCGCCAATCTCGCCCGCCCGGCGTCTGAAATCGGCGGCCCGGACAAGCTGCTCGCCTGGTATCCCTTGTCGGATATCCTCATGCATCTCTGCGGATTGGTCTGTATCGGCGTTATCTTCCTCGGTGTGATGATCGGCTATGATGCTGAACTGGTCGGCACCATGATCGATGCGTTGATGCAGACGCTGACCGATCGCGATCCGACCGTTGCCGCCACCATGGGCAGCACCGCCGGGATCAAGTCCACCATGCTGCTGACCCTGCCGATCGTGCAGGGTGGCATGTGGGTCATCATGCTGTTTGCCGCCTATTACCTGGCAAGCCGGATCGTTGCTGCCTCAGGCAATGCGCTGCGTCCGCGCGAAGATATTCCCTCGGCGCTGCGCATGAACCGCAATGCGCCGTTCATCTTCCTGGCCGGCATCGTCGCCTGCTTTATCGGCGGCGTTCCGGCCCTGATCGGCGCAACTGTCTGCGGCACATTCGGGGCAGGCTTTCTGCTCGGCGGTTTTGCATCGCTGCATCAACGCACCCGTGGCAAGGAATGGCGCGTACCGGCGCTGATCCTCACCTATATGGCGTCTCTTCTGGCCTTTCCGGCCTTCTTCATTGTCATTCTCGGCCTCATCGATACACGGCGGACCGTTGCCCTCACCCCACCGAGGACAACAGGAAAGCCCGATGCGGACGGCAAACCCGATGCGGGTCGCAAACCTGATTCAGACAGCAAGTCCGATGACGGCAACACACCCGAAACATGAGCTTCCAAACTTGAATTGCCCAACTTGAATTGAAAGGAACATAGCATGCAAGTCATTCTTCTCGAGCGCATCGCCAAGCTTGGCCAGATGGGCGAAGTGGTTAAGGTTCGCGACGGCTTTGCCCGTAACTACCTGCTGCCAACCGGCAAGGCACTGCGCGCCAACGCCGCCAACAAGGCCCGTTTCGACGCCGAGCGCGCCACCCTCGAAGCCCGCAACCTCGAGCGCAAGTCCGAAGCCCAGACCGTTGCCGACGTTCTGAACGGCAAGTCGTTCATCGTCGTCCGTTCGGCTGGCGAAACCGGCCAGCTCTACGGTTCGGTTGCGGCTCGTGACATCATCGAAGCTCTGGCTGCCGAAGGCTTTACCGTTTCGCGCAACCAGGTCGAGCTGAACAACCCGATCAAGACCATCGGCCTGCACAACGTTACCATGCACCTGCATGCCGAAGTTGAAATCAGCATCGAAATCAACGTTGCTCGTTCCGCTGAAGAAGCCGAGCGCCAGGCCAAGGGCGAAAGCCTCACCTCCGCCGACGCCATCTACGGCGTGGACGAAGACGCGCTGCGTCCGGAAGACTTCTTCGATCCGGATGCCGACCGCGATGGCGACGACGAATAAGATATTCATCATTATCGATTGAAA contains the following coding sequences:
- a CDS encoding DUF2232 domain-containing protein, whose translation is MKQLDGKLLLTGFLAGVTAIFLVLAANAQPSFSSVFYAASALPVMIVGLRWGNVPAIVAIVTAAFAGALAVSPLFACAMAVFTLLPAGWISHLANLARPASEIGGPDKLLAWYPLSDILMHLCGLVCIGVIFLGVMIGYDAELVGTMIDALMQTLTDRDPTVAATMGSTAGIKSTMLLTLPIVQGGMWVIMLFAAYYLASRIVAASGNALRPREDIPSALRMNRNAPFIFLAGIVACFIGGVPALIGATVCGTFGAGFLLGGFASLHQRTRGKEWRVPALILTYMASLLAFPAFFIVILGLIDTRRTVALTPPRTTGKPDADGKPDAGRKPDSDSKSDDGNTPET
- the rpsR gene encoding 30S ribosomal protein S18, which encodes MAEVSSSTVRRPFHRRRKTCPFSGANAPKIDYKDVRLLQRYISERGKIVPSRITAVSQKKQRELAKAIKRARFLGLLPYVVA
- the rplI gene encoding 50S ribosomal protein L9; the encoded protein is MQVILLERIAKLGQMGEVVKVRDGFARNYLLPTGKALRANAANKARFDAERATLEARNLERKSEAQTVADVLNGKSFIVVRSAGETGQLYGSVAARDIIEALAAEGFTVSRNQVELNNPIKTIGLHNVTMHLHAEVEISIEINVARSAEEAERQAKGESLTSADAIYGVDEDALRPEDFFDPDADRDGDDE
- the rpsF gene encoding 30S ribosomal protein S6 yields the protein MALYEHVFLARQDMSAQQVDALVEQYKGVIEANGGKVGRVENWGLKSLTYRINKNRKAHYALMDIDAPAAAVHEVERQMRINEDVLRYMTIAVEAHEEGPSAMMQKRDRDDRPRRDGDRPDRGDRGDRGDRGPREGGRESFGDRPRRPREDRA